Within Bacteroidota bacterium, the genomic segment GGCTGCTGCCTAGCAACAACCCTCCTAGGAGGCTGAGCACCTTTAATTTACGCTTTGAATTGGTGAACATATCGTTGAAGTAGTATCGTAATGTCTTGTCCTTGCAAGACGAAATTTCAAGTGTGTGGGGGTTCATTTGCGGCTGGCTTTCCATTTTTCAATGAGTTTGGGAATCTCGCTGTTCATGAAACCCATGAAGTCGATGAGTTCGGCGAAGTGAAGGTTGAACTCCTCGGTATCGGCGGTGCGCTGGGCGAGGATTTCGCTGAGGACGGCCTTGATTTCGAGCATGCCTTTGAGCTTGACCGAAAGATGGTCAGGCCATATATGGAGTGCACTTCTGAAGTAGCGTTTACGGTCACCGGGGCGGGTGATGTATTCAATGGACTTGCTCATCAGCAGGAAGTTGAGGGCATTGCTGACCGCGCTTTTGCTGAGTCCGAGTTCGGCTTGGATTTCTTCGAAGG encodes:
- a CDS encoding MarR family transcriptional regulator, with the protein product MSKLKEKQKQLVERVGVAHEREGLPPAVARILGLLLVADETEHTFEEIQAELGLSKSAVSNALNFLLMSKSIEYITRPGDRKRYFRSALHIWPDHLSVKLKGMLEIKAVLSEILAQRTADTEEFNLHFAELIDFMGFMNSEIPKLIEKWKASRK